The Polyangium aurulentum genomic interval GCCGAAGCGGCCGAAGTTCGTGGTGGTGGATCCCGAGCTGCGGATCGTGGGCGAGGTGCGCGTGGAGGCGCCGCGGGATCTGTTGCGCGCGCAGCTCGCGGGGGCTCCGACGGCGCGTGGTCGGCTGCTCGCGGCGGCGCCGCTCGGCAAGCTCGACGACCCGGCGACGACGCGCGCGCTCGGCGAGTCGATCGCGAAGGAGGACGAGTTCTGGGGCGTGCGCGCCGAGGCGGCGGCGGCGCTCGGGCAGATCCGCTCGGACGAGGCGTTCGAGGTCCTCGCCCAGCACGCGCGCACCGCGCATCCGAAGGTGCGCCGCGCGGTGATCTCGGCGCTCGGCAAGTTCAAGACGGCCAAGGCGGCGGACGTGCTGCGCGCGGTCGCGCTGCGCGATTCGAGCTACCTCGTCGAGGCGGAGGCGGCGCGGGCGCTCGGTGCGACGCGGCAGAGCGCGGCGTTCGACACGCTGATCGAGGTGCTCGACAAGCCTTCGTGGGCCGACGTGATCCGCGCTGGCGCGATCGACGGCCTCGCGGCGCTGCGCGATGACCGGGCGCTGTCGCACGTGACGGCGCGGACGCGTTACGGGATCCCGACGCGCGGCCGGCGGGCGGCGATCGTCGCGTTGCCCAAGCTCTCGGGCGATCGCAAGGTGCGCGAGACGCTCGAGGAGCTGCTCGACGCGGCAGACCCGTACCTCAAGGTCGACGTGGTGCGCGCGATCGTGGAGATGGGCGACGCCAAGTCGCGCGGGGCGCTCTCGCGCCAGCTCGATCGCGAGCTCGATGGACGCGTGCGGCGGCGCATCCGCGAGGCGCTGCGCGACCTCGGGGCGTCGGGAAAGCGCGAGACGGAGCGGCTGCGCGAGGAGATCGAGTCGTTGCGCGGCGAGCACGCAGAGCTGAAGGCGCGTCTCGGCAAGCTGGAGGCGCTCGTCCCGGCTCCCAAGGAGGACGGGGAGACGAAGAAGAAGACGAACGGCGCGAGCGCTGCGCGCGCGACCGGACGTACGAGCAAGGCGCAGAACAGCGAGCCCACCGGCGAGCGCGTCGGCAAGGCCAAGAAGGCGAGGAAGAAGGATGTTCGACCTGCACGGTAAGACGGCGTTGATCACGGGCGCGTCCGCGGGCATCGGCCGCGAGATCGCGCGTGTGCTCGGTCGCGAGGTGCAGACGCTCGTCCTCGTGGCGCGCCGTCGCGATCGTCTCGACGAGCTCGCCGCGGAGCTGAAGCAGTCGCGGCCCGGGCTACGTGTGCTCGTGCGCGCGGTCGATCTGCTCGATCGCGCAGCGCTCGGGGCGATGCTCGACGAGCTCGAGCGCGCGGCCGAGGGGATCGACGTGCTCGTGAACAACGCGGGCTTCGGCGACTACGGCCTTCTCGAGCGGCGCGACTGGAGCAAGCTCGAGCGGATGCTGGAGCTGAACGTCGTGAGCGCGACGATGCTCGTGCACCGGCTCGTGCCGCCGATGGTCGCGCGGCGATCGGGAGCGATCCTGAACGTGGGCTCGGTGGCGGGGATCCTTC includes:
- a CDS encoding SDR family NAD(P)-dependent oxidoreductase, which produces MFDLHGKTALITGASAGIGREIARVLGREVQTLVLVARRRDRLDELAAELKQSRPGLRVLVRAVDLLDRAALGAMLDELERAAEGIDVLVNNAGFGDYGLLERRDWSKLERMLELNVVSATMLVHRLVPPMVARRSGAILNVGSVAGILPSPAMSAYAASKAYVNHLSEGLRAELSGTGVTVTVLCPGPVETEFQGVAGSDARPELPRAVYVDVVQCAEEAVDAMKRGRARLIPGLAPRAMAMAIDALPKAIVRPVLASMARRIRGG